The proteins below are encoded in one region of Myxococcales bacterium:
- a CDS encoding class I SAM-dependent methyltransferase produces MRTQYNEVDFKREGEALPYFAMTVDRLRFQSIQELARHRKILVLGSGRVDVLNALQGLSREVEVVVEKKSADLNDSSIALHEASVTKLPFEDHSFDVVCCFDGFASQFDTPVVLREMVRVARPGGYVVAEFNNVLSLNFVTRKLSLAVGRGANLLAETWISPWVVRKIVPAGARLLECRGLGLAEQLPTLSFVPFARRVQERAKKAALASPLRVLADSFIAILQKEQPE; encoded by the coding sequence ATGCGTACCCAATACAACGAGGTGGACTTTAAACGTGAAGGCGAGGCGTTGCCGTACTTTGCAATGACAGTCGATCGTTTGCGCTTTCAGAGTATCCAAGAGCTTGCGCGACACCGAAAGATCCTCGTCCTGGGCAGTGGGCGCGTTGACGTGCTCAATGCTTTGCAAGGCCTTAGTCGTGAAGTTGAAGTGGTGGTGGAGAAAAAGTCAGCCGATTTGAACGATTCATCGATTGCTCTGCATGAAGCTTCGGTAACAAAACTTCCTTTTGAAGATCATTCCTTCGATGTGGTCTGTTGTTTCGATGGCTTTGCAAGTCAGTTCGATACGCCAGTTGTGCTTCGCGAGATGGTGCGAGTGGCTCGGCCTGGTGGGTACGTCGTGGCGGAGTTTAATAACGTGTTGAGTTTGAACTTTGTTACTCGAAAATTAAGCTTGGCGGTTGGTCGAGGGGCAAACCTGCTAGCAGAGACCTGGATAAGCCCTTGGGTGGTGCGAAAGATTGTCCCTGCTGGAGCACGTTTGCTGGAGTGTCGTGGCCTTGGTCTTGCTGAGCAGCTCCCCACGCTCTCTTTTGTGCCTTTTGCGAGGCGCGTGCAGGAGCGGGCCAAGAAAGCTGCGCTCGCTTCCCCTTTACGCGTGTTGGCGGATTCCTTCATTGCCATCCTTCAAAAAGAGCAGCCAGAGTAA
- a CDS encoding tetratricopeptide repeat protein, whose protein sequence is MKGEAHQPNLMELRKRAEGMLAKSCERSKVEPVLQRIAEHANEGSDLSLFAYRNLAELWLEENPWKAALYLRRVLKTTSNDDVAHALLGLCQTLLGNYGAAVAAYRRALQVAPKNPWYHHNLGHLLDVALGASFEAVSHLRKAHEHAPTEHEITASLAHCLAGLGELDEAQALAQLALDAAPSNRGHRELALWIDEGAPQPQGPHELFDSAPAFSASRRGAGFSELPSPIREDDGEEKATYGQSKYTRSSQVLDVLAQEMEQAGLPQDMFHSAVALWNDYKESKSVRVNKPEAYAAAVEYAIVLVNKIDGVTRSSVAKRYGVNANTVSTRYNDIRDQLALQPGDPRYARCV, encoded by the coding sequence ATGAAAGGCGAAGCACATCAACCGAATTTAATGGAGCTGCGCAAACGTGCCGAAGGCATGCTTGCAAAATCCTGTGAACGCTCGAAGGTTGAACCTGTCTTGCAACGCATCGCCGAGCACGCCAACGAAGGCAGCGACCTAAGTTTGTTTGCTTATCGTAATCTTGCCGAGTTGTGGCTCGAGGAAAATCCTTGGAAAGCTGCTCTTTATTTACGACGGGTTCTTAAGACAACTTCCAACGACGATGTTGCGCATGCGCTGCTTGGTTTGTGCCAAACGCTTTTGGGTAACTACGGTGCGGCTGTTGCAGCTTACCGTCGTGCGCTTCAAGTGGCCCCGAAGAATCCATGGTATCATCACAACTTGGGTCATCTGCTTGATGTGGCTTTGGGCGCTTCATTTGAAGCCGTCTCTCATTTGCGAAAGGCGCATGAACATGCGCCAACAGAACATGAAATCACTGCGTCGCTTGCGCACTGTCTCGCGGGCTTAGGCGAGCTTGATGAAGCACAGGCATTGGCGCAACTTGCCCTGGATGCAGCTCCAAGTAATAGAGGTCATCGAGAGCTTGCTCTTTGGATTGATGAAGGAGCCCCACAGCCGCAGGGTCCACACGAACTTTTTGACAGTGCGCCAGCGTTTAGTGCGAGTAGACGCGGAGCTGGTTTTTCAGAATTGCCATCGCCTATACGTGAAGACGATGGAGAGGAAAAAGCGACTTATGGCCAATCCAAATATACTCGGTCAAGTCAAGTGCTTGATGTCTTAGCGCAAGAGATGGAACAAGCTGGCCTGCCACAGGATATGTTTCATTCAGCGGTGGCGCTTTGGAACGACTACAAAGAGAGCAAGAGCGTTCGGGTTAACAAGCCCGAGGCTTATGCGGCTGCAGTAGAGTACGCCATTGTATTGGTTAACAAGATCGATGGAGTTACCCGCTCTTCGGTAGCAAAGCGTTACGGCGTTAACGCCAATACGGTAAGTACGCGTTACAACGATATTCGTGATCAGCTTGCATTGCAGCCTGGCGACCCACGATACGCACGCTGTGTGTAG
- a CDS encoding PEGA domain-containing protein has product MRVDKEGYEPFEQTLVVPSGKSSIDIQATLRKQNAAIASKTVSVTEKAERAPRPRAKAESSTSSKAGTGTLQINSRPWSQVYVDGKAMGVTPQMSLKLSAGSHKIRLHNPDFNLEKTINVSIKAGQTTKQIISLQP; this is encoded by the coding sequence TTGAGGGTAGACAAAGAGGGCTATGAGCCTTTTGAGCAGACCCTTGTTGTTCCGAGCGGCAAGAGCTCGATTGATATCCAAGCAACTTTGCGGAAACAAAACGCGGCAATCGCTAGCAAAACAGTTTCTGTAACAGAAAAAGCAGAGCGAGCTCCTAGGCCGCGCGCTAAGGCTGAAAGTTCGACGAGTTCGAAGGCAGGTACCGGTACCTTGCAAATCAACTCACGGCCTTGGTCTCAGGTATACGTTGATGGCAAAGCTATGGGCGTGACCCCGCAGATGAGCCTTAAGCTTTCCGCTGGTTCGCATAAAATCCGATTGCATAATCCAGATTTTAATCTAGAAAAAACAATCAACGTTTCGATTAAAGCCGGACAAACGACAAAACAAATCATCTCGCTGCAGCCTTAA
- a CDS encoding prepilin-type N-terminal cleavage/methylation domain-containing protein produces the protein MSKLLRKKEGFTLIELMIVVAILGILAAVAIPAFVGYVRRSKTSEATGNLNALFKGAASYYNQERSTQGLTATAAGNCTVASIALTPADPGADKQQTNFITSNAGWAALGFAVADFVYFGYQVTSAGASCTNTASDTTIYTFAAHGDLDGDDTNSTFELAIGSDANNELYHSRGFFIQNETE, from the coding sequence ATGTCAAAACTATTACGGAAAAAAGAAGGTTTCACACTCATCGAGTTAATGATTGTGGTTGCAATTTTGGGTATCTTGGCCGCGGTCGCCATTCCAGCATTCGTTGGTTATGTTCGTCGTTCCAAGACTTCAGAGGCAACAGGTAACCTCAACGCTCTTTTCAAAGGCGCAGCGAGCTACTACAACCAAGAGCGTAGCACGCAAGGGCTCACTGCAACCGCTGCTGGTAACTGCACGGTGGCTAGTATCGCCTTAACTCCTGCCGATCCAGGTGCGGATAAGCAACAGACTAACTTCATCACGTCAAACGCAGGTTGGGCAGCCCTTGGCTTCGCCGTTGCTGACTTTGTATATTTTGGTTATCAGGTGACTTCTGCAGGCGCTAGCTGCACGAACACTGCATCGGATACCACGATCTACACCTTCGCTGCACATGGTGACCTTGATGGTGATGATACAAACAGCACCTTCGAGCTTGCTATTGGCTCGGATGCAAACAACGAGCTCTACCATTCTCGTGGCTTCTTCATCCAGAACGAGACCGAATAA